In a single window of the Notamacropus eugenii isolate mMacEug1 chromosome 4, mMacEug1.pri_v2, whole genome shotgun sequence genome:
- the LOC140501668 gene encoding F-actin-capping protein subunit beta-like isoform X2 — protein sequence MGEITYKQLYISAEVEALGSADTTVAEEESDTAEPSGSGSGAATMRNQQLVCALDIMRRLPPQQMEKNLSDLINLVPSLCEDLLSSVDQPLNTARDKVVGKDYLLCDYNRDGDSYRSPWSNRYDPPLEDGVKPSARLRKLEIEANHAFDQYRALYFEGGVSSVYLWDLDHGFAGAILIKKAGHGSKTIKGCWDSIHVVEVLEKSSGHIAHYKLISTVMLWLQTGQSDSGTMNLGGSLTREMEKVETVCDSSPHIANIGRLVEDMENNFRSRLNNVYFGKTKDTANGLRSVQTFADKSKQEALKDDLVEAFKRKQQS from the exons atgggggagataacatacaaacagcTATAT ATATCCGCGGAAGTGGAAGCACTGGGCTCTGCTGACACCACCGTTGCTGAAGAAGAGTCCGACACAGCAGAACCGAGCGGGAGTGGAAGTGGGGCTGCCACCATGAGGAACCAGCAGCTGGTCTGTGCCTTGGATATAATGAGGCGCCTGCCACCTCAACAAATGGAGAAGAACCTCAGTGACTTGATCAACTTGGTCCCCAGCCTGTGTGAAGATCTTCTGTCCTCTGTCGATCAGCCCTTGAACACTGCCAGAGATAAGGTGGTGGGAAAGGATTATCTTTTATGTGACTACAACAGAGATGGAGATTCTTATAGGTCACCCTGGAGCAACAGGTATGACCCTCCTTTGGAAGATGGGGTCAAGCCATCCGCTCGCCTGCGCAAACTGGAGATAGAAGCCAACCATGCCTTTGACCAGTACCGAGCCTTGTATTTTGAAGGTGGTGTCTCCTCTGTCTACCTCTGGGATCTGGATCATGGCTTTGCAGGAGCAATCCTCATTAAGAAGGCTGGTCATGGATCAAAGACAATCAAAGGCTGTTGGGATTCCATCCATGTGGTGGAAGTTCTGGAGAAGTCCAGCGGTCATATTGCCCATTACAAGCTGATCTCCACGGTGATGCTGTGGCTTCAAACCGGTCAATCAGATTCTGGTACCATGAATCTCGGAGGCAGCCTCActagagagatggagaaagtcgAAACCGTGTGTGACTCCTCCCCACACATAGCCAACATCGGACGCCTGGTAGAGGACATGGAAAATAACTTCAGGAGTAGGCTGAATAACGTCTACTTTGGGAAAACAAAGGACACGGCCAACGGGCTCAGGTCTGTGCAGACTTTTGCAGACAAATCCAAGCAAGAAGCCCTTAAAGATGATCTGGTGGAGGCTTTCAAGAGGAAACAGCAAAGTTAA
- the LOC140501668 gene encoding F-actin-capping protein subunit beta-like isoform X3 gives MRNQQLVCALDIMRRLPPQQMEKNLSDLINLVPSLCEDLLSSVDQPLNTARDKVVGKDYLLCDYNRDGDSYRSPWSNRYDPPLEDGVKPSARLRKLEIEANHAFDQYRALYFEGGVSSVYLWDLDHGFAGAILIKKAGHGSKTIKGCWDSIHVVEVLEKSSGHIAHYKLISTVMLWLQTGQSDSGTMNLGGSLTREMEKVETVCDSSPHIANIGRLVEDMENNFRSRLNNVYFGKTKDTANGLRSVQTFADKSKQEALKDDLVEAFKRKQQS, from the coding sequence ATGAGGAACCAGCAGCTGGTCTGTGCCTTGGATATAATGAGGCGCCTGCCACCTCAACAAATGGAGAAGAACCTCAGTGACTTGATCAACTTGGTCCCCAGCCTGTGTGAAGATCTTCTGTCCTCTGTCGATCAGCCCTTGAACACTGCCAGAGATAAGGTGGTGGGAAAGGATTATCTTTTATGTGACTACAACAGAGATGGAGATTCTTATAGGTCACCCTGGAGCAACAGGTATGACCCTCCTTTGGAAGATGGGGTCAAGCCATCCGCTCGCCTGCGCAAACTGGAGATAGAAGCCAACCATGCCTTTGACCAGTACCGAGCCTTGTATTTTGAAGGTGGTGTCTCCTCTGTCTACCTCTGGGATCTGGATCATGGCTTTGCAGGAGCAATCCTCATTAAGAAGGCTGGTCATGGATCAAAGACAATCAAAGGCTGTTGGGATTCCATCCATGTGGTGGAAGTTCTGGAGAAGTCCAGCGGTCATATTGCCCATTACAAGCTGATCTCCACGGTGATGCTGTGGCTTCAAACCGGTCAATCAGATTCTGGTACCATGAATCTCGGAGGCAGCCTCActagagagatggagaaagtcgAAACCGTGTGTGACTCCTCCCCACACATAGCCAACATCGGACGCCTGGTAGAGGACATGGAAAATAACTTCAGGAGTAGGCTGAATAACGTCTACTTTGGGAAAACAAAGGACACGGCCAACGGGCTCAGGTCTGTGCAGACTTTTGCAGACAAATCCAAGCAAGAAGCCCTTAAAGATGATCTGGTGGAGGCTTTCAAGAGGAAACAGCAAAGTTAA
- the LOC140501668 gene encoding F-actin-capping protein subunit beta-like isoform X1 gives MTRCSCLPLCFIFPGYLSVMFPDLNISAEVEALGSADTTVAEEESDTAEPSGSGSGAATMRNQQLVCALDIMRRLPPQQMEKNLSDLINLVPSLCEDLLSSVDQPLNTARDKVVGKDYLLCDYNRDGDSYRSPWSNRYDPPLEDGVKPSARLRKLEIEANHAFDQYRALYFEGGVSSVYLWDLDHGFAGAILIKKAGHGSKTIKGCWDSIHVVEVLEKSSGHIAHYKLISTVMLWLQTGQSDSGTMNLGGSLTREMEKVETVCDSSPHIANIGRLVEDMENNFRSRLNNVYFGKTKDTANGLRSVQTFADKSKQEALKDDLVEAFKRKQQS, from the exons ATGACTAGATGTAGCTGTCTACCGTTATGTTTCATATTCCCAGGCTATCTTTCTGTCATGTTCCCTGACCTGAAT ATATCCGCGGAAGTGGAAGCACTGGGCTCTGCTGACACCACCGTTGCTGAAGAAGAGTCCGACACAGCAGAACCGAGCGGGAGTGGAAGTGGGGCTGCCACCATGAGGAACCAGCAGCTGGTCTGTGCCTTGGATATAATGAGGCGCCTGCCACCTCAACAAATGGAGAAGAACCTCAGTGACTTGATCAACTTGGTCCCCAGCCTGTGTGAAGATCTTCTGTCCTCTGTCGATCAGCCCTTGAACACTGCCAGAGATAAGGTGGTGGGAAAGGATTATCTTTTATGTGACTACAACAGAGATGGAGATTCTTATAGGTCACCCTGGAGCAACAGGTATGACCCTCCTTTGGAAGATGGGGTCAAGCCATCCGCTCGCCTGCGCAAACTGGAGATAGAAGCCAACCATGCCTTTGACCAGTACCGAGCCTTGTATTTTGAAGGTGGTGTCTCCTCTGTCTACCTCTGGGATCTGGATCATGGCTTTGCAGGAGCAATCCTCATTAAGAAGGCTGGTCATGGATCAAAGACAATCAAAGGCTGTTGGGATTCCATCCATGTGGTGGAAGTTCTGGAGAAGTCCAGCGGTCATATTGCCCATTACAAGCTGATCTCCACGGTGATGCTGTGGCTTCAAACCGGTCAATCAGATTCTGGTACCATGAATCTCGGAGGCAGCCTCActagagagatggagaaagtcgAAACCGTGTGTGACTCCTCCCCACACATAGCCAACATCGGACGCCTGGTAGAGGACATGGAAAATAACTTCAGGAGTAGGCTGAATAACGTCTACTTTGGGAAAACAAAGGACACGGCCAACGGGCTCAGGTCTGTGCAGACTTTTGCAGACAAATCCAAGCAAGAAGCCCTTAAAGATGATCTGGTGGAGGCTTTCAAGAGGAAACAGCAAAGTTAA